In Candidatus Omnitrophota bacterium, one DNA window encodes the following:
- the miaB gene encoding tRNA (N6-isopentenyl adenosine(37)-C2)-methylthiotransferase MiaB, translating to MNSRDSEEVIGMLTAQGYQIAEEPEKADVILLNTCSVRQHAEERAFGKMGELSMMKKERPELVLGIIGCMAKLRQEEIFKRLPRVDLVAGPAELYDLPYLLAEIQEKRQLPAPSSQILAKVIAVGRQFRPLEKKPAGEYHAPGVKAFVTIMEGCDKACTYCIVPKTRGQEISRPAEDIIDEIRHLVEAGYKEVTLLGQNVNSYGKRFPDGSGYKGPLGRLRLLEEAPESLLDFPQLLRMIDASIRSPERYQISHGHVISDIRVRFTTSHPFDANERLFAAMRECESVCEALHLPVQSGSNRILRAMRRGYTAEAYLKKIELLRRYVPDMSLSTDIIAGFPGETEDDFQATIRLMREVGYDNAYIFKYSPRPGTDAAARKDDVPQEVKEARNQTLLALQDDIEEARHHALVGQMAQILVESKGRFGGQWFGKTRGNHGVIVENEEPLVGQFVDVNLTRSVQHTLFGTRVGHSTCHESSRSLDPQPLASRPSR from the coding sequence ATGAACTCCCGCGATTCCGAGGAAGTGATCGGGATGCTGACGGCGCAGGGATACCAAATCGCCGAGGAGCCGGAGAAGGCGGACGTGATACTCCTCAATACGTGTTCGGTGAGGCAGCATGCGGAGGAACGGGCGTTTGGGAAGATGGGCGAGCTGTCGATGATGAAGAAGGAGCGACCTGAGCTTGTGCTCGGCATCATCGGCTGCATGGCCAAGCTAAGGCAGGAGGAAATTTTCAAGCGCTTGCCGCGCGTCGATCTCGTCGCCGGACCGGCGGAACTGTATGATTTGCCGTATCTTCTCGCCGAGATCCAGGAGAAACGCCAGCTCCCAGCTCCTAGCTCCCAGATCCTAGCCAAGGTCATCGCAGTTGGTCGGCAATTCCGCCCGCTGGAGAAGAAGCCGGCGGGGGAGTATCACGCGCCTGGGGTGAAGGCGTTCGTGACGATCATGGAAGGCTGCGACAAGGCCTGCACCTACTGCATCGTGCCGAAGACGCGCGGCCAAGAGATTTCACGTCCGGCTGAGGATATCATTGATGAAATCCGCCACCTGGTTGAGGCGGGATATAAGGAAGTGACCCTGCTGGGCCAGAACGTCAACTCGTACGGCAAGAGATTTCCTGATGGCAGCGGGTACAAGGGACCGCTCGGTCGCCTACGTCTATTAGAGGAAGCGCCAGAGTCGCTGCTCGATTTTCCGCAACTGCTGCGGATGATTGATGCTTCCATTCGATCGCCAGAGCGATATCAGATATCACATGGCCATGTGATATCTGATATCAGGGTTCGGTTTACGACGAGCCATCCGTTTGATGCGAATGAGCGGTTGTTTGCGGCGATGCGGGAGTGCGAGTCGGTCTGCGAGGCTCTGCATTTGCCGGTGCAGTCCGGCTCCAATCGGATCCTGCGCGCGATGCGGCGCGGCTACACGGCCGAGGCGTATCTGAAAAAAATCGAGTTGCTGCGGCGCTACGTGCCAGACATGAGTCTGTCGACGGACATCATTGCGGGGTTTCCCGGTGAGACCGAGGACGATTTTCAGGCCACGATTCGGCTGATGCGCGAGGTAGGCTATGATAATGCCTACATTTTTAAGTATTCGCCGCGGCCAGGCACCGATGCCGCGGCCCGCAAGGATGATGTGCCGCAAGAGGTCAAGGAAGCGCGCAACCAAACACTGCTCGCCCTGCAGGATGATATAGAGGAAGCGCGCCATCACGCGTTGGTGGGGCAGATGGCGCAGATTTTAGTTGAATCGAAGGGGCGGTTTGGAGGACAATGGTTTGGTAAGACCCGTGGCAACCACGGGGTGATCGTTGAAAACGAAGAGCCGTTAGTCGGTCAGTTCGTTGATGTGAACCTGACTCGATCTGTACAGCATACGTTGTTTGGAACGCGAGTAGGGCACTCTACATGCCACGAATCGTCGCGCTCGTTGGACCCACAGCCGTTGGCAAGTCGGCCATCGCGGTAG
- the miaA gene encoding tRNA (adenosine(37)-N6)-dimethylallyltransferase MiaA, translating to MPRIVALVGPTAVGKSAIAVELAQSLGAEIVSCDSMQVYQQMPILSQAPTRAQRAQVQHHLIDCIEPTADFSVGQYRKMAVPIIDQILARGKRVLIVGGTGLYLRAITEGLCEAPPGDLKVREQLWSECRGVGSATLHNRLQGVDATAASKIHPNDARRIIRALEVYALTGKPISSWWRTACEEISAGHVAVIGLTRDRDALYQCINKRLLHMIYEEGVINEVRELLGLPLSRTARQVHGLADLEAYLAGALTLKETITIWQQRVRNYAKRQLSWFRQTTGIAWATVAADERSWETSARLTDLIRHTAAASAGPLSSAVSIA from the coding sequence ATGCCACGAATCGTCGCGCTCGTTGGACCCACAGCCGTTGGCAAGTCGGCCATCGCGGTAGAGCTAGCCCAGTCGTTGGGAGCGGAAATCGTCTCCTGCGACTCCATGCAGGTCTACCAGCAGATGCCGATCCTCTCGCAGGCTCCCACCAGAGCGCAGCGCGCGCAAGTGCAGCATCATCTCATTGATTGCATCGAGCCCACCGCCGATTTCAGCGTCGGCCAATACCGCAAGATGGCTGTGCCGATTATCGACCAGATTTTAGCGCGCGGCAAGCGCGTCCTCATCGTCGGAGGCACCGGCTTGTATCTGCGGGCGATCACCGAAGGTCTTTGCGAAGCGCCCCCGGGCGATCTGAAAGTCCGCGAGCAGCTCTGGAGCGAGTGCCGCGGGGTGGGGAGTGCGACGCTGCACAATCGGCTGCAAGGCGTTGACGCGACGGCGGCGTCCAAGATTCATCCGAATGACGCGCGCCGTATTATCCGCGCCCTCGAAGTCTATGCGCTCACCGGCAAGCCCATTTCGAGCTGGTGGCGGACCGCCTGCGAGGAAATCAGCGCCGGGCATGTGGCCGTGATCGGGCTCACGCGGGATCGGGACGCGCTGTATCAGTGCATCAACAAGCGGCTGCTGCACATGATCTATGAGGAGGGTGTCATCAATGAGGTGCGCGAGCTGCTCGGGCTGCCGTTGTCGCGCACCGCGCGGCAGGTGCATGGGCTGGCTGATCTCGAGGCGTATCTGGCCGGGGCCCTCACCCTCAAGGAAACCATCACCATCTGGCAGCAGCGCGTGCGCAACTACGCCAAGCGCCAGCTCTCGTGGTTTCGTCAGACCACGGGCATTGCCTGGGCGACGGTGGCGGCTGATGAGCGCTCGTGGGAAACCAGCGCGCGCCTGACGGATCTGATTCGCCACACCGCCGCGGCAAGTGCCGGCCCGCTGTCCTCTGCTGTGTCCATCGCCTAA